In Vibrio celticus, one genomic interval encodes:
- a CDS encoding carboxymuconolactone decarboxylase family protein produces MTKKYQNAVLDDQALIEGLKSINPVWGDMTVRVAGEAWGMPLIDQKTKALISLAIDQMALNVTGEGNPFGAHVDMALKQGATYAELEELIVFASAYTGFNKGATTMGALNKIRHERGDF; encoded by the coding sequence ATGACTAAGAAATATCAGAATGCAGTGCTGGATGATCAAGCACTGATTGAAGGCCTCAAATCAATCAACCCAGTATGGGGCGACATGACAGTACGTGTTGCTGGTGAAGCATGGGGCATGCCGTTAATTGACCAGAAAACCAAAGCGCTCATTAGCCTTGCGATTGACCAAATGGCGCTCAACGTAACGGGCGAAGGTAATCCATTTGGCGCTCACGTTGATATGGCACTTAAACAAGGTGCGACCTATGCAGAGCTTGAAGAGTTAATCGTATTTGCATCGGCATACACTGGCTTTAACAAAGGGGCGACGACGATGGGCGCACTCAACAAAATTCGTCATGAACGAGGAGATTTCTAA
- a CDS encoding PepSY domain-containing protein, producing MKQLILCGVLAAVSTFGVSTYAAQGSEIVSKEQAIKAALLSLDAEGLGIRHDEPDNQWDVFVTRDGKAYEIEVDALTAQIVAVEEESLAEVPAELSGELSHEGVTGDVGDSRRPFTFIR from the coding sequence ATGAAACAGTTAATTTTATGCGGTGTTTTGGCCGCTGTTAGTACATTTGGTGTTTCAACCTATGCGGCTCAAGGCTCAGAGATAGTCAGTAAAGAACAAGCGATTAAAGCGGCACTGTTATCTTTGGATGCCGAGGGACTTGGGATTCGTCATGACGAGCCTGACAATCAATGGGATGTGTTTGTTACGCGTGATGGTAAAGCTTATGAGATCGAAGTTGATGCGCTAACTGCACAAATTGTGGCGGTTGAAGAAGAAAGCCTTGCTGAAGTGCCAGCTGAACTGTCCGGAGAATTATCCCATGAAGGCGTTACTGGTGACGTGGGTGATTCTAGAAGACCATTTACATTCATAAGATAA
- the nqrM gene encoding (Na+)-NQR maturation NqrM yields MAIGVIFSRKPIKGSCGGLAQLDIERECNCKDVCEGQSRKLYQITEPSS; encoded by the coding sequence ATGGCGATAGGCGTGATTTTTTCGCGCAAGCCAATCAAAGGCAGTTGTGGAGGACTCGCACAGTTAGACATTGAGCGCGAATGCAATTGCAAGGATGTGTGTGAAGGGCAAAGCCGAAAGTTATATCAGATTACTGAGCCATCAAGCTAA
- a CDS encoding DUF134 domain-containing protein has protein sequence MARPKKHRQLCTRTAYSCFKPNGVPMDELHKEELLLEELEALRLADQEGLSQLEAAEQMQVSRQTFGNIIKRARAKVAKCIVNGHALVIQSS, from the coding sequence ATGGCTCGACCAAAAAAACATCGCCAGTTGTGTACCCGTACGGCTTACTCTTGTTTTAAGCCCAATGGTGTTCCTATGGACGAGCTTCATAAAGAAGAATTGCTATTAGAAGAGTTAGAAGCCTTGCGCTTGGCTGATCAAGAAGGCCTTAGCCAGCTTGAAGCCGCTGAACAAATGCAGGTGTCTCGCCAAACGTTCGGCAACATTATCAAGCGTGCACGAGCTAAAGTCGCCAAGTGCATCGTCAATGGTCACGCGTTGGTGATTCAAAGTAGTTAA
- a CDS encoding PaaI family thioesterase — MKVFIPHNHRRCQVCSQGFFNDSAICFEAIGEHETLTKHEAVVKYKTKAKIVPTDKAEGYDGIMQGGIVTTLHDSAMLHCLFQNDIKAMTVSLTSRFHHPILIGQELEVRAQWVKSRRNIYFLESQITQCGKLCSSAQSQFMSVSSYQT, encoded by the coding sequence ATGAAGGTTTTCATTCCACACAATCATCGGCGTTGCCAAGTGTGCAGCCAAGGTTTTTTCAACGACAGCGCCATTTGTTTTGAAGCTATTGGCGAGCATGAGACTTTAACTAAGCATGAGGCAGTAGTTAAATATAAAACCAAGGCCAAGATTGTACCAACAGATAAAGCTGAGGGCTACGATGGCATCATGCAGGGCGGCATTGTCACCACACTGCATGACAGCGCGATGTTGCATTGTCTATTTCAGAATGATATCAAGGCGATGACGGTGAGTTTAACGTCTCGTTTTCACCATCCGATTTTGATTGGTCAAGAACTGGAAGTTCGTGCCCAGTGGGTGAAAAGTAGACGTAATATCTACTTCCTAGAAAGCCAAATTACTCAGTGCGGAAAGTTATGTTCGTCGGCACAAAGCCAGTTTATGTCAGTTTCTAGCTATCAAACTTAA
- the pnuC gene encoding nicotinamide riboside transporter PnuC, giving the protein MDLFALLDINNTLVNIPIGDGYAMSWIEAFGTVFGLLCIWFASQEKTINYLFGLLNVTLFAVIFFQIQLYGLLLLQLFFFCANIYGWYAWTRPNEQGETLEVRWLSQNKLVATAVACAISIALLTMYIDPFFFALANIAVDSLNLFGADLAEPVLEPDAFPFWDATMTILSIVAQVLMTRKYVENWILWIVINIISVGIYATQGVYAMSVQYAILMFIAANGTREWARTAKRNSDKSLTQATAS; this is encoded by the coding sequence ATGGACCTATTCGCCCTACTTGATATCAACAATACTTTAGTCAATATCCCAATAGGGGATGGCTACGCAATGAGCTGGATTGAAGCATTCGGCACCGTGTTTGGTTTGTTGTGTATTTGGTTTGCAAGCCAAGAAAAAACCATTAACTATCTGTTCGGATTGCTGAATGTCACCTTATTCGCGGTTATCTTTTTCCAAATTCAGTTGTACGGACTGTTACTTCTACAACTCTTTTTCTTTTGCGCCAACATTTACGGTTGGTACGCATGGACACGTCCTAATGAGCAAGGTGAAACGCTAGAAGTTCGTTGGTTGAGCCAAAATAAACTAGTAGCAACGGCCGTAGCGTGTGCGATTTCTATTGCTTTGTTAACTATGTACATCGACCCATTCTTCTTTGCGCTAGCAAACATCGCGGTTGATAGCCTGAATCTATTTGGTGCGGATTTAGCGGAGCCAGTGCTTGAACCTGATGCGTTCCCATTCTGGGATGCAACGATGACTATTCTATCTATTGTTGCTCAAGTTCTTATGACACGTAAGTATGTTGAAAACTGGATACTGTGGATTGTGATTAACATTATCAGCGTTGGTATTTATGCAACGCAGGGCGTTTACGCAATGTCTGTTCAATACGCAATCTTAATGTTTATTGCGGCAAATGGTACTCGTGAGTGGGCACGCACAGCTAAACGAAACAGTGATAAATCACTCACTCAAGCAACGGCTTCTTAG
- a CDS encoding nucleoside phosphorylase: protein MAKQPHIGVDETQIASLVIVCGEPDRANRIASLLEEAELVSENREYRIFSGVYQGRAISVCSTGIGAPSMIIAVEELKFCGVTHIVRVGSAGAMQSHIGLGELIIAEGAVRDEGGSAAYVKPSYPAYASFSLLKELDGFLQQQSTPYYLGTVRSHDSFYTDDEQALCQYWNGKGILGADMETSALFTVGRLRGLNVASILNNVVLYEQDVKEGVGQYVDEAEAMMQGERLASLAALEALIAQ, encoded by the coding sequence ATGGCAAAGCAACCTCATATCGGCGTTGATGAAACGCAAATTGCTTCGTTGGTCATTGTTTGTGGTGAGCCTGATAGAGCGAATCGTATCGCGAGCTTACTTGAAGAGGCAGAGTTGGTTTCTGAGAACCGAGAGTATCGAATCTTCTCGGGTGTCTATCAAGGGAGAGCGATATCGGTTTGTAGCACTGGCATTGGCGCACCTTCAATGATCATTGCGGTAGAAGAGCTTAAGTTTTGTGGTGTGACTCATATTGTCCGAGTAGGGTCTGCAGGCGCAATGCAGTCACATATCGGGCTTGGTGAGCTAATTATTGCAGAGGGCGCGGTTCGTGATGAGGGGGGGTCTGCGGCTTACGTTAAACCGTCGTATCCCGCTTATGCAAGCTTCTCCCTGCTCAAAGAGCTAGATGGGTTCTTGCAGCAGCAGTCAACACCTTACTATTTAGGAACAGTGCGCTCACACGATAGCTTTTATACCGATGATGAACAGGCGCTTTGTCAGTACTGGAATGGCAAAGGCATTTTAGGTGCAGACATGGAAACATCCGCGCTGTTTACCGTTGGACGCTTGAGAGGGCTTAATGTAGCTTCTATCTTGAACAATGTTGTCTTGTATGAACAAGATGTAAAAGAGGGCGTTGGGCAATATGTCGATGAGGCTGAGGCTATGATGCAAGGAGAGCGGCTAGCATCTTTAGCGGCACTGGAAGCATTAATTGCACAATAA
- a CDS encoding Crp/Fnr family transcriptional regulator — protein MKIAPYSSGRFKNYLEQKSSEFRDLIYQHQVNSRYFNQNDEILRQGEQLQYLYVVPAGRVSMSISAANGRRFQLGEVNCDYHIFGEMEFFTQTPCQWNVVADEHMQVDVICIQRLAEALHENPEMMFFFASALAEDYQDSMGIYTNRLLHSITYNIAYDLLVQSETNTVLGGFDKVNQEAERFGTSSRVYRRAVKDLLDKGFIRKGDQGLEIVDQRALQAFIDSYE, from the coding sequence ATGAAGATTGCACCATACTCAAGCGGACGCTTTAAAAACTACTTAGAACAAAAAAGCTCTGAATTTAGAGATCTCATCTACCAACACCAAGTTAACTCTCGTTACTTCAATCAAAATGATGAAATCCTACGTCAAGGTGAGCAGCTTCAGTATCTTTATGTCGTGCCCGCTGGAAGAGTTTCTATGAGTATTTCTGCAGCTAATGGGCGACGCTTTCAATTGGGCGAAGTGAATTGTGATTACCATATCTTCGGTGAGATGGAGTTTTTCACGCAGACCCCTTGTCAGTGGAACGTAGTGGCTGATGAACACATGCAAGTTGATGTTATTTGCATTCAGAGATTAGCAGAAGCACTACATGAAAATCCGGAGATGATGTTCTTCTTTGCCTCTGCATTGGCGGAAGATTATCAAGACTCTATGGGTATTTACACTAACCGTCTTTTACACTCAATTACCTATAATATTGCCTATGATTTGTTGGTTCAAAGCGAGACTAACACTGTGTTAGGCGGTTTCGATAAAGTGAATCAAGAAGCAGAACGATTTGGTACATCGAGCAGAGTATATCGAAGAGCGGTTAAAGACCTATTGGACAAGGGGTTCATCAGAAAAGGAGATCAAGGGTTAGAAATTGTCGATCAGCGAGCACTGCAAGCTTTTATTGACTCCTACGAATAA
- a CDS encoding FAD-dependent oxidoreductase, which translates to MTKIVIIGGVAGGASAAARARRLSEEAEIIMFERGPFVSFANCGLPYHIGGDIEDRSKLLLQTPESFLARFNVDARVMNEVTSIDRTNKTVTVKNLVDGNHYSESYDFLLLSPGAGAVVPPISGIDNPLTHSLRNIPDMDRIIETIQMNKPEHATVVGGGFIGLEMMEAFHQLGIKTSLIEMADQVMTPVDREMAGFAHAEIRDKGIDLKLGVALESVKYIPNEHIASFDSGESEKHQHIEGELELTLNNGESLTTDILIMAIGVRPETKLAKEAGLQIGELGGIYTNEMMQTSDPSIYAVGDVVEEKDFVTGAQTLVPLAGPANRQGRMAADNMLGRNEIYQGTQGTAICKIFDLAVASTGKNEKQLKREGVDYEKVYVHTASHASYYPGAEIVSFKMLFAPKTGKILGAQAVGKDGVDKRIDVMAVAQRAGMTVDQLQHLELTYAPPYGSAKDVINQAAFVANNIIKGDATPIHFDEIATLSDNQLLLDVRNPSELENGGFIEGAINIPVDQLRDRMSELPADKEIVIYCQVGLRGNVAYRQLVNNGFKARNLIGGYRTLMYAKA; encoded by the coding sequence ATGACTAAAATTGTAATCATCGGTGGCGTAGCTGGAGGTGCTTCAGCTGCTGCACGCGCTCGTCGTCTTAGTGAAGAAGCCGAAATCATAATGTTTGAACGAGGACCATTCGTCTCTTTTGCAAACTGTGGATTGCCATACCACATAGGTGGCGATATCGAGGATAGAAGCAAGCTTCTGTTACAAACACCTGAAAGCTTCTTAGCTCGCTTCAACGTTGACGCACGAGTGATGAACGAAGTTACCTCTATTGATCGCACCAATAAAACCGTTACAGTCAAAAATCTTGTTGATGGTAATCACTACAGCGAGAGTTACGACTTCTTATTACTCAGCCCTGGAGCCGGTGCCGTCGTTCCTCCCATCTCAGGAATCGATAACCCCCTCACCCATTCACTACGCAATATTCCAGATATGGACCGCATCATCGAAACAATCCAAATGAATAAACCTGAGCACGCGACAGTTGTTGGCGGTGGCTTTATCGGCTTGGAAATGATGGAAGCGTTTCATCAGCTTGGGATCAAGACTTCGTTGATTGAGATGGCTGACCAAGTAATGACGCCTGTAGACCGGGAAATGGCCGGCTTTGCCCATGCGGAGATTCGTGACAAAGGCATCGACCTAAAACTCGGCGTCGCGCTTGAGTCTGTGAAATATATACCTAACGAACACATCGCCAGTTTTGATTCAGGCGAGAGCGAGAAGCACCAACACATAGAGGGTGAATTAGAATTAACACTTAATAATGGCGAGTCATTAACTACTGATATCTTAATCATGGCTATCGGTGTGCGTCCTGAGACTAAGTTAGCAAAAGAAGCAGGACTTCAAATTGGCGAACTAGGTGGTATCTACACAAATGAAATGATGCAGACTAGCGATCCTAGCATCTACGCTGTGGGTGATGTGGTCGAAGAAAAAGACTTTGTCACAGGTGCACAAACTCTAGTTCCGCTTGCTGGCCCTGCTAACCGTCAAGGTCGTATGGCTGCCGACAACATGCTCGGACGCAATGAAATCTATCAAGGTACACAGGGCACAGCTATCTGTAAGATTTTTGACCTAGCCGTTGCCTCAACAGGGAAAAACGAAAAACAGTTGAAGCGTGAAGGCGTCGACTATGAAAAAGTCTATGTGCATACCGCAAGCCACGCTAGCTACTATCCTGGCGCTGAGATTGTCTCGTTCAAGATGTTATTCGCCCCTAAGACAGGGAAAATACTAGGTGCGCAAGCCGTCGGTAAAGATGGCGTTGATAAACGCATTGATGTTATGGCAGTAGCTCAACGTGCAGGTATGACCGTTGATCAGCTTCAACACCTTGAATTAACCTATGCACCACCTTACGGGAGTGCCAAGGACGTGATTAACCAAGCCGCATTTGTTGCCAACAATATTATTAAAGGTGACGCGACACCTATTCATTTCGATGAGATTGCAACATTAAGCGACAACCAACTCCTACTCGATGTTCGTAACCCTAGCGAACTAGAAAATGGTGGCTTTATTGAAGGCGCAATCAACATTCCTGTCGACCAACTGCGTGATCGAATGAGTGAGCTCCCAGCAGACAAAGAGATTGTAATCTACTGCCAAGTCGGGTTACGTGGTAACGTGGCTTATCGCCAACTCGTCAACAACGGCTTTAAAGCACGCAACTTAATCGGTGGTTATAGAACGCTCATGTATGCAAAAGCTTAA
- a CDS encoding VirK/YbjX family protein, whose amino-acid sequence MNVVRMGIEANTHKTKGKYKAILKFTIRALFYYSATRKMSDNFNSEERKLLFIKQPNFLSKFVTPYLCTGFSNKEKIDILSKHYDWFENTFATEARHQIYNERLNLLKLEIDDNVYLVNLSFERNARKEGELTISLTNSLLEKMYSISFTVFDNSIYIGGIQGGANDNGFSRTFTKAFYGLRPKSFMVETLRLLAINLGINNIYAVKESGHVSNSLRYGKKNKDISLKYDSLWEEHDGQVHNDYFYRLPTNPNKKDLEALKRQKRKLYRERYAWLDLYEQDLKNVISQHIHDPIHYAHDS is encoded by the coding sequence ATGAATGTCGTTCGCATGGGGATTGAAGCAAATACCCATAAAACTAAGGGTAAGTACAAAGCGATACTTAAGTTTACTATTCGAGCCCTGTTTTATTATTCAGCCACTCGAAAAATGAGTGATAATTTCAACTCTGAAGAGAGAAAGTTGTTATTTATCAAGCAACCCAACTTCCTTTCTAAATTTGTCACTCCCTACTTATGCACTGGCTTTAGCAATAAAGAAAAGATTGATATCTTATCCAAACACTACGACTGGTTTGAAAACACCTTCGCAACAGAAGCTAGACACCAAATCTATAATGAAAGGCTCAATCTTTTAAAACTAGAGATAGATGACAACGTTTATCTGGTTAATCTCAGCTTTGAAAGAAACGCGAGAAAAGAAGGTGAACTGACAATTTCATTGACCAATTCTCTACTCGAAAAAATGTATAGCATCTCGTTCACTGTTTTCGACAACAGCATCTACATCGGTGGTATTCAAGGTGGGGCCAATGACAATGGATTTAGCCGCACATTCACAAAAGCTTTCTACGGTTTAAGACCTAAATCCTTCATGGTAGAAACACTAAGACTGTTAGCCATTAACTTAGGTATCAACAATATCTATGCGGTAAAAGAGTCTGGTCATGTGTCGAACTCATTACGCTACGGCAAGAAAAACAAAGACATCAGCCTTAAGTACGATAGTTTGTGGGAGGAGCACGATGGACAGGTGCATAACGACTATTTTTATCGTCTACCGACAAATCCAAACAAAAAAGATCTTGAAGCCCTAAAACGTCAAAAGCGTAAGTTGTATCGCGAGCGCTATGCCTGGCTAGATCTTTATGAACAAGATCTGAAGAACGTAATCAGTCAGCACATCCATGATCCTATTCATTATGCTCATGACAGTTAA
- a CDS encoding HU family DNA-binding protein: MNKSQLVEHIATSADISKDQAGTALNALVEGISTSLANGDDVSILGFGSFKVNSRAARTGRNPRTGEEIQIAASKTPAFKAGKALKETCNL, from the coding sequence ATGAACAAATCTCAATTAGTTGAACACATCGCGACTTCTGCAGACATTTCAAAAGACCAAGCAGGCACGGCGCTCAATGCGCTTGTTGAAGGTATCTCTACTTCGCTTGCTAACGGTGATGACGTATCGATCCTTGGGTTTGGTAGCTTTAAAGTTAACTCTCGTGCCGCTCGAACTGGTCGCAACCCGCGTACCGGAGAAGAGATTCAAATTGCAGCGTCAAAAACGCCAGCATTTAAAGCAGGCAAAGCACTGAAAGAGACGTGCAACCTGTAA
- a CDS encoding VC0807 family protein: protein MSSTENKKSSPLFEVVFNVLLPSFILMKFSGEEHLGTGLALLVALAFPIAYGSMELIRNKKFNFIAALGFVSVLLTGGIGFFELDTRWLALKEALIPGLIGLAVLGSTFTRYPFIQKVIFTPALLNISLIEERLKQFGNQAKFDRCLMTSNYLFASTFAFSSAMNYFLATWIVTSPAGTAAFNEELGKLTLYSYPAIAIPSMLMMLGIFYYIWRQVRAMTSLETEQIFITK, encoded by the coding sequence ATGAGTAGTACAGAAAACAAAAAATCGAGTCCTCTTTTCGAAGTTGTATTTAACGTCCTTCTTCCTTCATTCATTTTAATGAAGTTCAGTGGAGAGGAGCACCTTGGAACAGGCTTAGCATTACTTGTCGCACTAGCCTTCCCTATTGCTTACGGTAGCATGGAGTTAATCCGTAATAAGAAGTTCAACTTCATCGCGGCGCTTGGCTTCGTCAGCGTGCTATTAACGGGCGGTATTGGTTTCTTTGAGCTAGACACTCGTTGGTTAGCACTAAAAGAAGCATTAATCCCTGGTCTAATTGGTTTAGCGGTTCTTGGCTCAACCTTCACCCGCTACCCGTTTATCCAGAAAGTTATCTTCACACCGGCCCTGTTAAATATCTCTCTTATTGAAGAGCGCCTAAAGCAGTTCGGTAACCAAGCAAAGTTTGATCGTTGTCTAATGACATCGAACTACCTATTCGCAAGTACCTTCGCTTTCTCTTCTGCGATGAACTATTTCCTAGCGACTTGGATTGTGACAAGCCCTGCCGGCACTGCAGCCTTTAATGAAGAGTTGGGTAAACTCACGCTATACAGCTACCCAGCCATAGCTATCCCTAGCATGCTGATGATGTTAGGTATTTTCTACTACATTTGGCGCCAAGTTCGCGCTATGACTTCGCTAGAAACAGAACAAATCTTTATTACTAAGTAG
- a CDS encoding glutathione S-transferase N-terminal domain-containing protein, with protein sequence MQLYLNETSPFSRVVAATALLSHCSPLSFVWVDPWSTPTNLKNVNPFCLIPVLELEDGASLTESLCICQYLIETYQPQTLRQVTLSDAHQMKHLGTAKTLMEIAFRTAALTRYTDSDNVLIKRGQDGIAAALKQLDQEINTQGLDSLLTDNLATLYLHVALDYVQFRHTALFDEANSRNITDFLHRSPFADVLAHISIERLASKPDYEMLLNSFGHGA encoded by the coding sequence ATGCAACTCTACTTAAATGAAACCTCTCCGTTTTCACGCGTAGTCGCAGCAACAGCACTTCTGTCTCATTGCTCGCCTTTGTCTTTTGTTTGGGTCGACCCTTGGAGTACGCCGACCAACCTGAAAAACGTCAATCCATTTTGCTTAATTCCGGTATTGGAACTGGAAGATGGAGCTTCACTAACAGAAAGCTTATGTATCTGCCAATACCTAATTGAAACGTATCAACCTCAAACGCTACGCCAAGTGACGTTAAGTGATGCCCATCAAATGAAGCATCTAGGAACAGCAAAGACATTAATGGAGATAGCTTTTCGAACCGCAGCACTAACACGCTATACCGATAGTGATAATGTGCTAATCAAGAGAGGACAAGACGGTATCGCTGCCGCGCTAAAGCAACTTGACCAAGAGATAAACACACAAGGGTTAGATTCCCTTCTTACTGATAACTTGGCCACGTTGTATCTCCATGTCGCTTTAGATTACGTCCAATTCCGACATACTGCGCTGTTTGATGAAGCGAACAGCCGAAACATCACCGATTTTTTACACCGTTCTCCATTCGCAGACGTACTGGCACACATAAGCATTGAGAGATTGGCAAGCAAGCCTGACTATGAAATGTTATTAAACTCGTTCGGTCATGGGGCTTAA
- a CDS encoding YbfB/YjiJ family MFS transporter: protein MLNTHIVNRDSLAGMGATLIGNGIGRFAYIALMPALIQSGWFSESDASYLGVATLLGYILGAPAANILLRYFSAGQLIRFAMLVSSSSYLGCALQDAPLAWFYVWRTLAGVSGALLMVVAPPVIVRKFNPDVKARVSGVVFSGIGLGAMLSGTLIPVLIYFSVVSAWIGMGVIALATTMLTWNTWQTQPNTSKAPYIKSSFSQLSKPKLISVTLILVAYTFDAIGYLPHTLFWVDYIVRELGMSFTSGGLFWATFGIGAAIGPLITGILGDKLGLKKSLCIAFSFKALGVALPLLSTHPIALFISSLLVGIFTPGTVTLVSTYTLEIVGYELHTKAWAGMTLSFAISQGVVGLVMAYYLNHMASYDLLFSMSAAALILSAVCTLMTATRPKREHSI from the coding sequence ATGCTGAATACACACATCGTTAATCGAGACAGCTTGGCTGGAATGGGGGCAACTCTAATTGGCAACGGGATCGGTAGGTTTGCCTATATAGCATTAATGCCGGCTCTCATTCAAAGTGGTTGGTTTAGCGAAAGTGATGCATCTTATCTTGGTGTAGCAACCCTTCTTGGATACATATTGGGTGCACCAGCTGCCAATATACTACTGCGTTATTTCAGCGCCGGTCAGTTGATTCGTTTCGCGATGTTGGTGAGCAGCTCTAGCTACTTGGGCTGTGCTCTGCAGGATGCGCCCTTGGCATGGTTCTATGTTTGGCGAACTTTGGCTGGAGTTTCGGGTGCTTTGCTAATGGTCGTCGCCCCTCCGGTAATTGTTCGAAAATTTAACCCAGATGTGAAGGCTCGTGTAAGCGGGGTTGTATTTTCAGGCATTGGGCTTGGTGCAATGTTATCTGGCACCCTAATTCCTGTGCTCATTTATTTTAGTGTGGTTTCGGCTTGGATTGGCATGGGTGTCATCGCATTGGCCACCACTATGCTCACCTGGAATACATGGCAAACCCAACCTAATACGTCAAAAGCGCCCTATATAAAATCTTCCTTCTCTCAGCTATCAAAACCTAAGTTAATCAGCGTAACGCTTATTCTTGTAGCTTATACCTTCGACGCTATCGGTTACCTACCACACACCTTATTTTGGGTTGATTACATCGTGCGTGAACTGGGCATGTCGTTCACTAGCGGTGGGTTGTTCTGGGCAACCTTTGGTATTGGTGCCGCCATTGGCCCATTAATAACAGGCATATTGGGAGACAAGCTAGGGCTAAAGAAATCACTCTGCATTGCATTTAGCTTCAAGGCTCTAGGCGTCGCATTACCCCTTCTTAGCACTCACCCCATCGCGCTATTTATCTCTTCTTTATTGGTCGGTATTTTCACGCCGGGGACGGTCACTCTGGTGTCGACTTACACATTGGAGATTGTCGGTTATGAACTGCACACCAAAGCGTGGGCTGGGATGACACTTTCCTTTGCTATATCACAAGGAGTCGTCGGACTTGTGATGGCGTACTACTTAAATCATATGGCGTCATATGATTTGTTGTTCAGCATGAGTGCTGCTGCTTTGATTTTATCTGCGGTGTGCACCTTAATGACCGCGACTCGACCTAAGCGTGAACACTCAATCTAA